Part of the Methylomonas rapida genome is shown below.
TAATCGAACGGTCGATGTGTGTGTGGCAGGTTTTAGCGGCACGACGAGTCGAATTGACCTGCTGTTCCGGCTGTTGCCGGTCTTGTTGATGACTGGTATCTGCGATCAGTCCAAAATTTCCGGGGGATGGGCGTTGTAAAAATGCCTTACAAAATTTTGACCTGGCAAAAGGAGTAGAAAGCCACATCCAAATTTTCGTTTTTGTTGCAAACACGATCAGGTTTGCCGGACCCGTGCCGTTTCCTGCAAATCTGCTATTAGCTGCTGCGGCTCTTCTTGATAGCGGCGCATGAGTTCCGGTGGGGCTGCCGTATGTTTGTCGTAAATCACGCTCCAGCGGCTAATTTCGAGTAGCACAGGGACCAGATCAAGTGCTTTGTCCGTTAGCTCATAAAACACTTGGCGTTTGTCTTCGGGCTTATGTTTGCGGATAACGAGTCCGTCCGCTTCCATTTTCTTCAATCGCGAAGCCAGAATGTTAGTTGCGATGCCTTCTTTCGACGTCATCAGCTCTCGGTAGTGCCGTTTGCCACTTAGCATCAGATCGCGGAGTACGATCAGAGTCCATCGGTCTCCGAACACTTCGAGGGCATAATCAATTGGGCATCTATTTTCGAGCTTCAGGTCGGACATCTGGCTTATTTACTTGCGTTTTGCAATTGAAATGGGATAATTAGTTGCATATTGCAAGTATATCAACCGGGGCTTATTCCGCAAACCACGTTCATAAGGAAATCGTATATGTCGCCAATAAATTCTACTGCCACCAATATCTCGTTGCTGCGGATTTACACAGCTCCTTGCATCATTGTCGGCTCGGTCGTAGCTTGGTTATTCTGGCTATTAGCCGGTGAACATCACTCTGTGCGACCGGAGTTGCTTGTTTCTCCCATGGCTGCGCTCTTTACGCTGACGGCTTTGGTATGGCTGATTATGGTCGTCGCACGCAATGTTGCCGTTATTCGAGGACATGCATCGATCGGGTATTTCGCGGATTACAAGTCGGATATCCCGGCTGATGATCGATTAGAGCGTCCGGCTCGAACTTTCAATAATCTGATGCAAGTACCACCGCTTTTTTATGTGATTTGTCTATTGATGTTGGTAGTGAAAGAAGCTGACAACGTTCAAATCGCTCTTGCGTGGGCTTTTGTTGTACTCAGGTATGCCCATGCATTTATTTATATGGCGGTAAACTGGGTGCCGTATCGCTTCGCGACTTGGGCGTCAAGCTGCATCATTCTAGGTACTCTTTGGTTTCGCTTTGTGACGGTGGTTGGATTTGGCTAAGCGTGTATGGAATCCGGGCGGATTGATGACCGTTAGAAATTAATCCAGTGCTCCTGTATTGCTTGCGAAAATCAGTGTCATTTTCCAGCTGGACCGCGCCTTCTATTAGATCAGGGGTTCCCGATCGCTGAAAGACGCTTTACAGGTCCGAAGTTCGTTTCCGCAATGATCACAAGGATTCGGTAATCAGATTCAACAGCGTGGTTTTTATAAAAAACCGAGCATCGCCGCTTTGACGGCTGCCGAGGTTTTGTTGGCCGCATTCAATTTCGTCGCGGCATTGCTGATATGAAAATTAACGGTCCGCTCGGTTATTTTCATGATGCTGGCTATTTCGCCAGAAGTCTTGCCATCGGCAGTCCAGCGTAATACCGCAATCTCGCGGTTCGATAATTTCGTATCCGCTTCCGGCAGCAATTTTGGCAACAAGCGGCGCGACAACACAATATGCGCATTTTGGGCCAACCAAGCCATTTTGAAAGCCTTGGCCGCAAGCTCGGTTTCGCTAAGCGGCTCATCGGATCGCGCTAACGTGAGCATGCCGGTTGCGCCATGGACATCCCGCATGGATTGCGCCCAACCATAACGCAAACCGAACGAACGTGCTTCCTCCCAAAACGCCGCCGTCGAAGTGAACAAACCGTCTGTCCACAGGATAGGCAGAGGCGAACGGAGGGCGTGTTTGACGGTAGGATCGACCGCACAATAGTTTTTAGCCTGATACTGCACTTGCCAAGCCGATGGATAATTACTCTTTTTCACGATCTTCGGATTGCTCAGCGGCAGCGCCAACCTGAGTCCGTAGGCACAGTAGTCAAAACCCAACTCCGCACCCAGCGAAACAATGGTTTGAAAAAGCTGATGCTCACTATCGCTAGTCTGCAGCGCTTGAAGTTGAATCTCTTGCCAAGCTTTCATGGGTTTACCGTCATTAGAACTGTTCGAAAGCTTATGATAAAGGGTGAGAATACCTAAACTCTATCTGTCTTGAAACTTTACCACCAATAAAAGCTGACAATATTGACAGTTGTTAGGCGATTGCAAATAGCGTCTAATCTAACAAAGTTGGTAGATGTTTCGGCTATACCCTGTATTTTGTCTTTAAGCCATTATCCTCTTTTTGACCGTTAAGCCACACCCGATGACTCTCGATATTTTCATTGCCGATACCGACGCCGACATTCAAGCCTGTTTTCCGGTGTTCAGCGAGTTGCGCCCGCATCTCGAGCAGGACAGGTTTCTGGCCCAGGTTCGCCGCCAGCAAGCGCAGTCCTACCAAATTCTGGCTGTTAGACAGCAAGGCGCCGTTAAAAGCGTGGCGGGGTTTCGTTTCGCCGAATTTTTGGCCTGGGGCAAAATACTGTATGTCGACGATTTGGCCACGCTAAGCGGCGAGACTTCACAAGGATTTGCCGGCGCCTTGCTCGATTGGCTGATCGAGCATGCGCAAGCGCACGGTTGCCGGGGCGTGCATTTGGATTCCGGCTATCATCGCCATCATGCTCATCGATTGTATCTTAACAAGGGCTTTCAACTCAGCAGCCATCACTTTTCCCTGACATTCAACGCCTAGCTTTGCAATGAAAATATTGGCTTTATCGGGCAGTTTGCGGGCGGCTTCCATCAATTCCGCCGTGCTGCGCGCCCTAAGAGTTCTGGCGCCGGCCTCGATCGAAGTTTATTTGTTTACCGGGCTTGGCGACTTGCCTTTATACAATCCGGATTTAGAGAGCTCGCCTCCGTCCGTCGCGGCGCAATTACGCCGCGAAGTGGCCTCGGCGGATGCCTTGCTGATTGCCAGCCCGGAATATGCCCACGGCGTCACCGGCACCATCAAAAACGCGCTAGATTGGTTGGTGGCATTCGAGGGCTTTGCTGATAAACCGGTAGCAGTATTGAACGCGACGCCGCGCGCCCACCACGCCGACGCCGCACTCCGGGAAACCTTGATCACCATGTCGGCCAAGCTGATCGAAGCGGCATCGATCACCTTGCCGTTGCCAAGCGCTAATATCGGCGACGCAGATCTGCTGGCTATGCCAGAAATAGTCTCTTTACTCACCGGCGTAATAGTGGAAATCGAACGCGCGGCGATGAAGCCATACCTGAACAGTAGCCTTTATATCGACAACCAACATCCCGCCGTCGTCGCGCAAGCCGCAAAATTGGCGGACGGCTGCGCCGACGAGGAAGAAATCGCCAAACGCTGTTTCGAATTCGTCCGCGACGAGATCAAGCATGGTTGGGACTACCGACTGAATCCCGTGACCTGTAAAGCCTCCGAGGTGTTAATCCATGGCAACGGATTCTGTTACGCTAAAAGCCATTTGCTGGCGGCGCTGTTGCGCGCCAATGGCATTCCGGCCGGGCTTTGTTACCAGCGGTTGACGATAGACGGTGACCAACCGCCTTATTGCCTGCACGGTTTGAACGCGGTTTACCTGCAACAATACGGCTGGTACCGGATCGATGCGCGCGGCAATAAACCTGGCGTGGCAGCGGACTTTTGCCCGCCGCTGGAGAAATTGGCGTTTCCGATCGTTAATCCTTTGGAACAAGATTTACCAGGCATCCGGGCTGAGCCCCCGCCGGCCGTCGTCAAAGTCCTAACCGAACACCAAACTATCGAGCAGGTTTATAACAACTTGCCGGACGTTGACCTTCAAAATCATACGGTCTAACAGAAGCGAATATGGCCAGAAATATTGAAATCAAAGCGCGAATCGACAGCATCCAATCATTATGGCCGCTGGTGGTCAATATTGCCGATGAAGGGCCCATCGAAATCATCCAAGACGATACCTTTTTTCCTTGCGCTAATGGCAGACTGAAACTTCGTGCCTTCTCCGATCATGATGGACAGCTGATTTTCTATCAGCGTCCCGACAGCGCAGGTCCAAAGCAGTCTTTTTATGTGATTTCGCCCACCGCATCGCCGGATACGCTCCGGCAAAGCTTGACGCTTGCTTATGGTGAAAGCGGTAGGGTGCGAAAACACCGCACATTGTTCATGGTCGGCAGAACCCGAATGCATTTGGATAAAGTCGAAGGGCTGGGTGATTTTCTGGAATTGGAAGTGGTGCTTGCCGAAGACGAAGCTAACGAAGCCGGCTTGTCCATTGCTCATGAATTACTGGAAAAACTGGGCATCAGCCATCAATGGCTGATAGAGGAAGCGTATGTGGATCTATTGGCAAGATTGCCTGGCAAGGTAATCCACCAGCCTGACAATCAGTAAATCAGTACACGC
Proteins encoded:
- a CDS encoding winged helix-turn-helix transcriptional regulator; translated protein: MSDLKLENRCPIDYALEVFGDRWTLIVLRDLMLSGKRHYRELMTSKEGIATNILASRLKKMEADGLVIRKHKPEDKRQVFYELTDKALDLVPVLLEISRWSVIYDKHTAAPPELMRRYQEEPQQLIADLQETARVRQT
- a CDS encoding MAPEG family protein translates to MSPINSTATNISLLRIYTAPCIIVGSVVAWLFWLLAGEHHSVRPELLVSPMAALFTLTALVWLIMVVARNVAVIRGHASIGYFADYKSDIPADDRLERPARTFNNLMQVPPLFYVICLLMLVVKEADNVQIALAWAFVVLRYAHAFIYMAVNWVPYRFATWASSCIILGTLWFRFVTVVGFG
- a CDS encoding autoinducer binding domain-containing protein translates to MKAWQEIQLQALQTSDSEHQLFQTIVSLGAELGFDYCAYGLRLALPLSNPKIVKKSNYPSAWQVQYQAKNYCAVDPTVKHALRSPLPILWTDGLFTSTAAFWEEARSFGLRYGWAQSMRDVHGATGMLTLARSDEPLSETELAAKAFKMAWLAQNAHIVLSRRLLPKLLPEADTKLSNREIAVLRWTADGKTSGEIASIMKITERTVNFHISNAATKLNAANKTSAAVKAAMLGFL
- a CDS encoding GNAT family N-acetyltransferase, yielding MTLDIFIADTDADIQACFPVFSELRPHLEQDRFLAQVRRQQAQSYQILAVRQQGAVKSVAGFRFAEFLAWGKILYVDDLATLSGETSQGFAGALLDWLIEHAQAHGCRGVHLDSGYHRHHAHRLYLNKGFQLSSHHFSLTFNA
- a CDS encoding NAD(P)H-dependent oxidoreductase, encoding MKILALSGSLRAASINSAVLRALRVLAPASIEVYLFTGLGDLPLYNPDLESSPPSVAAQLRREVASADALLIASPEYAHGVTGTIKNALDWLVAFEGFADKPVAVLNATPRAHHADAALRETLITMSAKLIEAASITLPLPSANIGDADLLAMPEIVSLLTGVIVEIERAAMKPYLNSSLYIDNQHPAVVAQAAKLADGCADEEEIAKRCFEFVRDEIKHGWDYRLNPVTCKASEVLIHGNGFCYAKSHLLAALLRANGIPAGLCYQRLTIDGDQPPYCLHGLNAVYLQQYGWYRIDARGNKPGVAADFCPPLEKLAFPIVNPLEQDLPGIRAEPPPAVVKVLTEHQTIEQVYNNLPDVDLQNHTV
- a CDS encoding class IV adenylate cyclase, giving the protein MARNIEIKARIDSIQSLWPLVVNIADEGPIEIIQDDTFFPCANGRLKLRAFSDHDGQLIFYQRPDSAGPKQSFYVISPTASPDTLRQSLTLAYGESGRVRKHRTLFMVGRTRMHLDKVEGLGDFLELEVVLAEDEANEAGLSIAHELLEKLGISHQWLIEEAYVDLLARLPGKVIHQPDNQ